The Lutibacter profundi genome includes a region encoding these proteins:
- the metH gene encoding methionine synthase: MNKKEKYLKLAGLEPLILSQNSNFINVGERTNVAGSRKFLRLIKEEKFDEALAVARHQVEGGAQIIDINMDDGLIDGKKAMVRFMNLIAAEPDIARVPIMIDSSKWEIIEAGLQVAQGKCVVNSISLKEGEEAFIHHAQLIKMYGSAVIVMAFDEVGQADNYQRRIEIAKRSYEILVNKIGFPSEDIIFDLNVFPVATGMEEHKKNAIDFIEATRWVRTNLPNASVSGGVSNVSFSFRGNNGVREAMHSVFLYYAIKAGMNIGIVNPAMLEVYDEIPKDLLTHVEDVILDRREDATERLLTFAETVKGSKAVQKVDLSWREKPVQNRITHALVRGIDEFILEDVEEARKNASQPIEVIEGNLMLGMNVVGDLFGEGKMFLPQVVKSARVMKKAVAYLLPFIEANKGGVIQTNGKILLATVKGDVHDIGKNIVGVVLGCNNYDILDLGVMVAPEKIIETAKAQKVDIIGLSGLITPSLDEMVYLAKEMERQNFKVPLLIGGATTSKAHTAVKIDPQYKNAVVHVHDASRAVTVVGDLLNKRFNQKYIGDIKEDYVKVRNGFLNRSKRKEYLTLTEARKNKFKIDWNLTKIHKPNFIGTQVIDDFDLSKLLDYIDWSPFFRTWELHGKYPAILTDEVVGEEATNLFKDAKILLQKILDEKLLKAKAVFGIFPANAVEDNIEVYTNEHRDKPQVEFRTLRQQLKKKEGIPNIALADFIAPKETGIEDYVGSFCVSTGFGTAELAAEFEKDHDDYNSILIKSLADRLAEAFAEYLHKEVRTKYWGYATSETLSNQELIKEEYKGIRPAPGYPACPDHTEKLTIWKLLKVKETIGVELTDSLAMWPAASVSGYYFANEKAKYFGLGKITLEQVKAFAIRKKMDVETAKKWLSPNLAE; the protein is encoded by the coding sequence ATGAATAAAAAAGAAAAATATTTAAAACTTGCAGGGTTAGAACCTTTAATATTGAGCCAAAACAGCAATTTTATAAATGTTGGTGAACGTACCAATGTTGCGGGTTCTCGTAAGTTTTTAAGATTGATTAAAGAGGAAAAATTTGATGAGGCCTTGGCAGTTGCACGTCATCAAGTTGAAGGTGGAGCTCAAATAATTGATATTAATATGGATGATGGTTTAATTGATGGTAAAAAAGCAATGGTTCGTTTTATGAACTTAATTGCTGCCGAACCAGATATTGCCAGAGTTCCTATAATGATTGATAGTTCTAAATGGGAAATTATTGAAGCTGGTTTACAAGTAGCACAAGGTAAATGTGTGGTAAATTCTATTAGTTTAAAAGAAGGAGAAGAAGCATTTATACACCATGCACAACTTATTAAAATGTACGGATCCGCAGTAATTGTAATGGCTTTTGATGAAGTTGGACAAGCAGATAATTACCAACGTAGAATTGAAATAGCCAAACGTTCGTATGAAATTTTAGTAAATAAAATTGGCTTTCCATCAGAAGATATTATTTTCGATTTAAATGTATTTCCTGTGGCAACAGGAATGGAAGAACACAAAAAAAATGCCATTGATTTTATAGAGGCAACACGTTGGGTTCGTACAAATTTACCAAATGCAAGTGTTAGCGGAGGTGTAAGTAATGTGTCTTTTTCATTTCGTGGGAATAATGGTGTAAGAGAGGCAATGCATTCCGTATTTTTATACTACGCTATAAAAGCAGGAATGAATATAGGAATTGTAAATCCGGCGATGCTTGAAGTGTATGATGAAATTCCGAAAGATTTATTAACCCATGTTGAAGATGTAATTTTAGATAGAAGAGAAGATGCTACTGAGAGATTATTAACCTTTGCTGAAACCGTAAAAGGTTCAAAAGCGGTACAAAAAGTTGATTTATCTTGGAGAGAAAAGCCAGTACAAAATAGAATTACACATGCCTTGGTAAGAGGTATAGATGAATTTATTTTAGAAGATGTTGAAGAAGCAAGAAAAAATGCATCACAGCCAATAGAAGTTATTGAAGGCAATTTAATGCTTGGTATGAACGTAGTAGGAGATTTATTTGGAGAAGGGAAAATGTTTTTACCGCAAGTGGTAAAATCTGCTCGTGTAATGAAAAAAGCAGTTGCTTATTTATTGCCGTTTATTGAAGCAAATAAGGGTGGAGTAATTCAAACAAATGGTAAAATTTTATTGGCAACTGTAAAAGGCGATGTGCATGATATTGGTAAAAATATTGTAGGAGTGGTTTTAGGCTGTAATAATTATGATATTTTGGATTTAGGAGTTATGGTTGCGCCTGAAAAAATAATTGAAACTGCAAAAGCTCAAAAAGTTGATATTATAGGTTTAAGTGGTTTAATAACACCTTCATTAGATGAAATGGTGTACTTAGCCAAAGAAATGGAACGTCAAAATTTTAAAGTTCCTTTGTTAATTGGAGGTGCAACAACCTCAAAAGCACATACAGCAGTTAAAATTGATCCACAATATAAAAACGCTGTAGTACATGTGCACGATGCTTCAAGAGCTGTTACAGTTGTGGGCGATTTATTAAATAAAAGATTTAACCAGAAGTATATTGGAGATATAAAAGAAGATTATGTTAAAGTTCGTAACGGATTTTTAAATCGTTCTAAACGAAAAGAATATTTAACGTTAACTGAAGCCAGAAAAAACAAGTTTAAAATTGATTGGAATTTAACAAAAATACACAAGCCAAATTTTATTGGAACTCAGGTTATCGATGATTTTGACTTATCAAAGCTATTAGATTATATAGATTGGAGTCCGTTTTTTAGAACTTGGGAATTACATGGAAAATACCCTGCAATTTTAACCGATGAAGTTGTGGGAGAAGAGGCTACCAATTTATTTAAAGACGCAAAAATTTTATTGCAGAAAATACTCGATGAAAAGTTATTAAAAGCCAAAGCTGTATTTGGAATTTTCCCTGCTAACGCTGTTGAAGATAATATTGAAGTTTATACGAATGAACATAGAGATAAGCCACAAGTTGAATTTAGAACTTTACGTCAACAATTAAAAAAGAAAGAAGGCATTCCTAATATAGCTTTGGCAGATTTTATAGCTCCAAAGGAAACGGGAATTGAAGATTATGTAGGAAGTTTTTGTGTGTCTACAGGTTTTGGAACGGCTGAATTGGCTGCCGAATTTGAAAAAGATCACGATGATTATAACTCAATACTTATAAAATCATTGGCTGATAGGTTGGCAGAGGCTTTTGCCGAATATTTACACAAAGAAGTACGTACAAAATATTGGGGATACGCAACCTCAGAAACATTGTCTAACCAAGAATTGATAAAAGAAGAATACAAAGGAATTAGACCTGCTCCAGGATATCCTGCTTGTCCGGATCATACAGAGAAATTGACAATTTGGAAACTGTTGAAAGTAAAAGAAACTATTGGTGTTGAGCTAACAGATAGTTTGGCAATGTGGCCTGCAGCATCCGTTTCAGGATATTATTTTGCAAATGAAAAAGCAAAATATTTTGGATTGGGAAAAATAACATTAGAGCAAGTTAAAGCTTTTGCTATTAGAAAAAAAATGGATGTTGAAACTGCTAAAAAATGGTTGAGTCCAAATTTGGCAGAATAA
- a CDS encoding precorrin-2 dehydrogenase/sirohydrochlorin ferrochelatase family protein, producing the protein MEQNELYPIFLKVSQLNVLIVGGGKVAYEKLHFLLKSSPHAKVLVVAKSFTSKLKKIALKHNTPIMFGEYDKSLLHKQHIVIAATNNSEVNKQIYTDSKAKNILVNVADTPKLCDFYLGGIVTKGNVKIAISTNGKSPILTKRLRQYFEEVIPNNINELTENLDLYRETLKDNFSNKVLQLNKLTKTLLIK; encoded by the coding sequence ATGGAACAAAACGAATTATATCCAATTTTTTTAAAAGTTTCACAATTAAATGTTTTAATTGTAGGAGGAGGCAAAGTGGCTTATGAAAAATTACACTTCCTGTTAAAATCTAGTCCACATGCAAAAGTATTGGTAGTTGCCAAAAGTTTTACAAGTAAACTAAAAAAAATAGCCTTAAAGCACAATACACCAATAATGTTTGGCGAATATGATAAAAGCCTTTTACACAAACAACACATTGTTATTGCAGCAACCAATAATAGTGAAGTGAACAAACAAATTTACACAGATTCCAAAGCAAAAAACATACTGGTAAATGTTGCTGATACACCAAAGTTGTGCGATTTTTATTTGGGAGGAATTGTAACCAAAGGCAACGTAAAAATAGCCATTTCTACCAACGGTAAATCACCAATACTAACCAAACGATTACGGCAATATTTTGAAGAAGTAATTCCCAATAATATTAACGAATTAACAGAAAATCTCGATTTATACAGAGAAACGCTAAAAGATAACTTTTCAAATAAAGTGTTGCAGCTAAACAAATTAACTAAAACATTGTTAATTAAATAG
- a CDS encoding homocysteine S-methyltransferase family protein: MSTIQEEIKKRILVLDGAMGTMLQAYKFSEEDYRGEQFKDFHVSVKGNNDMLSITQPAAIKEIHKKYLEAGADIIETNTFSGTTIAMADYEMEEYVYEINFQSAKIAKEAAQEYTAKNPLKPRFVAGSIGPTNKTASMSPDVNDPGYRAVTFNDLKTAYKQQAEALIDGGVDLLMVETVFDTLNAKAALFAIEEIKSEQNIDIPIMVSGTITDASGRTLSGQTAEAFLISVSHIPLLTIGFNCALGANMLQPHLEAIANKTPFGISAHPNAGLPNHFGEYDETPKEMAMQIEEYLKKNLINIIGGCCGTTPVHIKAISEIAAKYKPRKIV; this comes from the coding sequence ATGAGCACAATTCAAGAAGAAATAAAAAAACGAATTTTAGTATTAGATGGAGCTATGGGAACCATGTTACAAGCCTATAAATTTTCTGAAGAAGATTATAGAGGTGAACAGTTTAAAGATTTTCATGTTTCGGTAAAAGGAAATAATGATATGCTTTCCATTACGCAACCAGCAGCTATTAAAGAAATTCATAAAAAATATTTAGAAGCAGGTGCCGATATTATTGAAACCAATACATTTTCTGGAACTACCATTGCTATGGCTGATTATGAAATGGAAGAATATGTTTATGAAATTAATTTCCAATCTGCTAAAATAGCTAAAGAAGCGGCGCAAGAATACACGGCTAAAAACCCTTTAAAACCTCGTTTTGTAGCCGGTTCTATAGGGCCAACAAATAAAACAGCAAGTATGTCTCCAGATGTAAATGACCCTGGTTATAGAGCGGTAACTTTTAACGATTTAAAAACAGCCTACAAACAACAAGCAGAAGCGTTGATAGATGGAGGGGTAGATTTATTAATGGTTGAAACCGTTTTTGACACACTAAATGCAAAGGCCGCTTTATTTGCAATTGAAGAAATTAAAAGTGAGCAAAATATAGATATTCCAATTATGGTGAGCGGTACTATTACAGATGCCAGTGGAAGAACCTTATCAGGTCAAACAGCAGAAGCCTTTTTAATTTCAGTATCACATATTCCACTTTTAACTATAGGTTTTAACTGCGCTTTAGGAGCTAATATGTTACAGCCGCATTTAGAAGCAATAGCCAATAAAACGCCATTTGGAATATCTGCACATCCAAATGCAGGTTTGCCGAATCATTTTGGAGAATATGATGAAACCCCTAAAGAAATGGCTATGCAAATTGAAGAGTATTTAAAAAAGAATTTAATCAATATAATAGGAGGCTGTTGTGGAACAACACCAGTACATATCAAAGCAATTTCAGAAATAGCTGCTAAATATAAGCCTAGAAAAATAGTTTGA
- the metF gene encoding methylenetetrahydrofolate reductase [NAD(P)H], with protein MKVTEHIEQANGKTLFSFEIVPPQKGQNIQELYNNIDPLMEFNPPFIDVTTSREEHIYIQKGDLLDRKITRMRPGTVGICASLKYKYNVDAIPHVLCGGFTKEETEYVLVDCHYLGLDNVMALRGDAMKHEQYFKATKGGHQYASELVKQINNLNKGKYLHEIIETPYNSNFCIGVAGYPEKHLESPSLETDLRRLKEKVDAGADYVVTQMFFDNKKYFDFVKKARNIGITVPIIPGIKPVAIKRHLQILPQVFKLDLPEILIREIEKCKDNKEVRQVGVEWAIQQSKELVAAGVPVVHFYSMGKSDNIKEIASKVF; from the coding sequence ATGAAAGTTACAGAACACATAGAACAAGCCAATGGAAAAACACTATTTTCTTTTGAAATAGTGCCACCACAAAAAGGACAAAATATACAGGAATTGTACAATAATATTGATCCGTTAATGGAATTTAACCCTCCTTTTATTGATGTAACCACCTCAAGAGAAGAACATATTTACATTCAAAAAGGAGATTTGCTAGATCGTAAAATTACACGTATGCGACCTGGAACGGTTGGTATTTGTGCTTCGTTGAAATATAAATACAATGTAGATGCAATTCCTCATGTGCTTTGTGGGGGTTTTACCAAAGAAGAAACAGAATATGTGTTGGTAGATTGCCATTACTTAGGGTTAGATAATGTGATGGCTTTGCGTGGTGATGCTATGAAGCATGAACAATACTTTAAAGCTACAAAAGGAGGCCATCAATATGCGTCGGAGTTGGTAAAACAAATTAACAATTTAAATAAAGGAAAATATTTACATGAAATAATAGAAACACCTTATAATTCTAATTTTTGTATTGGAGTAGCAGGATATCCTGAAAAACATTTAGAATCTCCCAGTTTAGAGACAGATTTAAGAAGATTAAAGGAAAAAGTAGATGCAGGAGCCGATTATGTGGTAACTCAAATGTTTTTTGATAATAAAAAGTATTTTGATTTTGTTAAAAAGGCACGCAATATTGGAATTACCGTACCTATAATTCCAGGCATTAAACCAGTTGCTATAAAACGTCATTTACAAATATTACCTCAAGTATTTAAATTGGATTTGCCTGAAATATTAATTCGTGAAATTGAAAAGTGCAAGGATAATAAAGAAGTAAGACAAGTAGGTGTTGAATGGGCTATACAACAATCAAAAGAATTGGTTGCTGCAGGTGTGCCTGTAGTACATTTTTACTCTATGGGCAAATCGGATAATATAAAAGAAATAGCTTCCAAAGTTTTTTAA
- the trxA gene encoding thioredoxin: protein MALEVTDATFDEVVLKSDKPVMVDFWAAWCGPCRMVGPIMEQLHSEYEGKAIIAKVDVDAHQQFAAKYGVRNIPTVLVFKNGEVVEKQVGVAPKSVYEQKINAHL, encoded by the coding sequence ATGGCATTAGAAGTAACAGATGCAACTTTTGACGAAGTAGTTTTAAAATCAGATAAACCAGTAATGGTTGATTTTTGGGCAGCATGGTGTGGGCCTTGTAGAATGGTGGGTCCTATTATGGAGCAATTACACTCAGAATACGAAGGGAAAGCAATTATAGCAAAAGTTGATGTTGATGCACACCAACAATTTGCTGCTAAATACGGAGTTAGAAATATACCTACAGTTTTAGTTTTTAAAAATGGGGAAGTTGTTGAAAAACAAGTAGGAGTTGCACCAAAATCAGTGTATGAACAAAAAATAAATGCACATCTATAG
- the cobA gene encoding uroporphyrinogen-III C-methyltransferase, producing the protein METTNKPKVTLIGAGPGDPDLITVKGVKALEKATVVLYDALINRELLKYISKNAKRIFVGKRNGFHSYSQNEINELMVKNAFQYGNVVRLKGGDPFIFGRGAEEIDYIASFGIETKVISGISSTMAVPSSQGISLTKRGVSESFWVITGTTSEDKLSQDLSLAAQSTATVVILMGMSKLKEIVAVFKKFHKENVPTAIIQNGTTTSEKIGLGTINTIIEVVKEKQLGSPAVIVIGEVVKESIKLRSFYEKINLELL; encoded by the coding sequence ATGGAAACAACCAACAAGCCTAAAGTTACCCTTATTGGAGCTGGACCAGGTGATCCAGATTTAATTACTGTTAAAGGTGTAAAAGCATTAGAAAAAGCAACCGTTGTTTTATACGATGCGTTGATAAATAGAGAATTGTTAAAATACATTTCAAAAAATGCGAAACGAATATTTGTTGGAAAGCGAAATGGTTTTCATAGCTATTCACAAAATGAAATAAATGAATTGATGGTAAAAAATGCTTTTCAATATGGCAATGTAGTTCGTTTAAAAGGAGGAGACCCATTTATATTTGGTCGTGGAGCCGAAGAAATAGACTATATCGCATCTTTTGGCATTGAAACCAAAGTTATTTCAGGAATTTCTTCTACAATGGCTGTACCTTCAAGTCAGGGAATCTCGTTAACCAAAAGAGGTGTTTCTGAAAGTTTTTGGGTAATTACAGGAACTACTTCAGAAGATAAATTGTCTCAAGATTTGAGTTTAGCAGCCCAATCAACTGCAACAGTAGTTATTTTAATGGGAATGAGCAAGCTGAAAGAAATTGTTGCCGTTTTTAAAAAATTCCATAAAGAGAACGTTCCAACCGCAATTATTCAAAACGGAACTACTACTAGTGAAAAGATAGGATTAGGAACTATAAATACTATTATTGAGGTGGTAAAAGAAAAGCAATTAGGTTCTCCAGCAGTAATTGTTATAGGCGAAGTTGTTAAAGAAAGTATTAAGCTGCGTTCTTTTTATGAAAAAATAAATTTAGAACTTTTATAA